The genomic window AGACAGGAGATGATGATCTACGCAACAAGCTTTTAGGTCAACTCAGTTTCCCCATCAAGCTGAGATGCCAGCACAGCTGAGGGCCAGTTTAATGCAAGAAGCAAGGCTTTACTTCCACTAGAGGCCAAATATCCTGGAAGCACTGCCTACTAAATGGACTGTCAGTAATggcatggaaaatttcaaaagGGAAACATACATTAATCTAAGCTTGGATCAGTTAGCCAACTCAACAGGTGGAAGAGGATACAGAGCTTTCTGATATGACTCCAGAGATAAAAATGCTTGGTCAAGTGATTGGGCTTTCAAAAGGGAAGATGAAGGAGGCGGAAGGCtgggaagaaataaaaggaaaagggtttaggttttgttggttgttttaagatttagtaAACTAACTTTTGTGAGACAAaacatattcatttttaaaataaaatacttccacAAGTTCTGGAAACTTCAAACTTTAATCCTATAGCAAAGAACTTGTACCCATGTTTAATTTTACTGTGGTGAGCAGATCTTTGTACAGCCCGGAGAGCTGCGTTGATGTAAAGCTAATCATTTGCAGATATGTTTGCTGAATCAAGACCTCAATAGTGAGGTATTAGCCTGGGTTATCCAACACTTGGTCAGATTCAGAAAGACATTCCCAACAAAGGGTTATGGATTAGTAATACTGAGGCTCAGCTACACTGCATTCATGCCACTGTGTGCATTTTCCACCTCTACTTAAAGGCAAAATATGGCCCACCTACTTGTATTTTCACTATGTGAAATGTTACtggctgttttctgtgtttccacAGCCAGAGTCCAGACAACTACTAGAAGAACTGGGTCCAAATGGGAAAGGAAGAATCACCTTAGTAGAACGATTGCTCCAGGAAGTGAGTTATTGCTTGCTGAAGTTTCCCTTTCCAAATCTTTGACCACTTACTGCATGAATATTCACCTGGTATGCAACTTCTTTATGCTTAGGAGGCAACATCCTTGCAAGACAATTGACTGTCTTCAAATTGAAAGAGCGTTTTAGAGAAGAAACAGCCTATTTCACATTTATATACGTTCTCCCCAAATTTCTATTTGGCCGACGTGTAAGGCATTCTCCTCTGGGTTTGTCAAGaccacacagaaagaaaaatatattaattttatagtTTAGGGTCAAGTCCCCTGCATTGCAAAAACAAGCATAACCTCTACCTTTTTGCTGTGTGGTAAGGTGCATCCTGACTGTGGGATCTAGTTTGACTGCTCTTGTTATACACATTTACTCTGGCTTTGAGCTAGGAGATGACAACCATTTTCAGAAAAGACATGAAGAAACAATACCACACAATTTGAACGTTTCTCTGTCTTGAGCCTAAAGTCCATTTGCCAACTTAAATTGATGTAATATTAAAGCAAGTTGGAAGCTGGAGAATCTTTATGGCTTTTAACAGCTCACCTTCCCTCTCCTGTGCATTCTAgggagctgacccaaactgcatTGGCGATGAGGACCGACCTGCTCTCACAGTTGCTGTCCTTAACAAGCACGCGGAAGCAATCTCCCTTCTTGTGCAGAAAGGTGCTGACATTGACCAGCAGTCAGGATTGTAAGTGAGCACTGATTCTCTGCCTCGGATCTTTGGAAGTTTTACCAAAAAAGCACTTGTGCTCCAGTTTTAGAGAGGATTAacctcccacccctcctccaCAAATCTGTAGTCCAGGAGCTCCTTTCaaagccaaatttaaaaaaaaacaaccaagctgCAACTGAGCAAAGATAATAGTATTCACAGTCCATCTTTCAGTTGCCAACTTTGAAGACTTCTCATAATTTCTGTCAGGAAAGCTGCTGTTCTATTCAACTCCTTACCCCATCCACTTCAGCTTAGTTCAATAAACCACACTAAAGCCTACCAGCAAAAAGTCACCGCGACTCCTAGTGTCATCTTCCTTAGTTTAATTCGCTAGACCACTTCTCCATGTACCAGGACAGTTTCCTTAGGTAATAAGTACATTGCTCATTCCTCCTTTGCAGGCACAACAACACCGCTCTCCATGAGGCAGTTCTGCTCGGATTGGAGGGAGAGGGGTGCATCCGAGTCCTGTTACGGTAGGTACCATAGCTGGGCCTCtagctcagctgcaggctaccCACAGTCTTCTTGCACAGACCTAGTTGACAATAGTGAAGGGCCAGGGCCTGCCCAAGGGTCAGCGCTCTTTTCTCACAGTTGTGTCCCTGCAGAAAGAGGCATCCAGAAATCCTGAAGTTACTCTGCATCATTTACCTACAAGCCACTTCACTTATTCCAGTAACTTGGAATGAATTTAAGTAGCTTAAAACAATCTGTTCTTTATTTACAGCTGCAATGCAAGCATaaaaaagaagaatgcaaaagGGCAATCGGCATATGATTTGGCTGTTACAGCTGGAAATAATGAAGTTATTTCATTGTTTGCAAGTGAGCTTGGACAGGGACCACTGGACAAACTTACGAAACCCAGGAACATTGGTCTCGTCAGTGTGTGATTACAACCGCCTTTTCCCCAAGATGGAGCTGGAGGTTCTTTGAGTTTGGGAGCACCTAAGTGCACGCGTCCAGTTCTGTCTGCAGACTTCACAACCCTGTACGATCAACTCGGGCCCCATAACAGCCAAATATTTTCTAGGAGATCCCCCGTTCCTTCCCCGCAGTTCAGAGCACAATTCTTCACTGACCGCGCTCTGTCCTgcaagatttcttttcctttccaaacctgTGCGAGAGGGACCAACCAAACCTTCCAAGGCACAAGGACATTTTAAGGAGACCTGACGAATACCGCTTAAGACAGTTTGACACTCAAGCAATAGCACTGCAAGCTGTACTTTGATTAGTTTATTTTCCACTTTGAAGTTAAAACTGCATTCCGTGCAGCTCATTGCATTAAAGGTCAGAttcttttcctccagaaaacTGAGTAAAATCACTTTACTTTTTTGCCTTCAACTTTTATTTATAAACGCATCAACATGAGGCAGCAGCCAACTAAAAATAGAAGTTTACAAGGATACCAGGCACACTAAGATTTGGTGTAATTGGACATTATTAGCCACAATCCTAAAGCCCTGAAGGAGTTCTAAAACtcctttttgtttccaaaagtatCCAAAAGCACTGGTATATTCAGTATAAAAATGGAAGTGCCTGCCAGCTCTTGCAAGAAACACAAGTTTTAGCACCAGAGCTACCAGCATCTCCATAATGGAAACAGCTgggcttaaaaaaaccaaaaaaaccagaacaaataaaACCACAAGTAGTAATCCTTAATTAAACCAACAGGAAGAACAGCAGAATCCCTGCAGAAAAAGATTACGTACGCAGTGCATCAAACCCCAGCTACTTCCCGGACAGACTCAGGTGAGTGAAGGAGAATTCAATCTGCTTCTCACGGAGACGGGCATTCTGAAAGCAGTCTCGGGAAACGCAGCCAGTCGGTCAAAGTGGCAGTGCCAAAGCACACATACAAGACAGATGTCACCGGCAAGGGAGAAGCTACAGTAGCCTAGGAGACCAGATTCTCTATTTCACGACGCACGCTTTTGGCTGCATCTTCAACCTCAGTCACCTtctgagaaatttcttttttctgtaacgAATAAAAACAATACGTTACTGTCTACCACTAAGTTAAGCGTCGTTCAGCTTCAAGGGGAAAGCGGGCTACGTCTCCCAAAAGGCAAAGGCTGAGAGTGAGGATGGGACACGCCATCTGATCCAGCACGAGTCAGGATGCAACAAACCACTTTGGCAGCACTGCGGTAAAGAACCAAGGGGCCAGCTAAACAATCCCAAGACTAGAAACTAAATAACTCTTCCAGCGTCACGGGGGGGTAGAAAAACATCACGATGCCGACGCGTACGTACAATTGCATTTTTCATTCGTTCTTTGTCCAGCTTTAGGAACTCCTGCAGCGTCAGGCGAGTAGGATCTTTCTGAAGGGAAAGAAACGCACAGCCCGCAGAGTGTTTTTGGTGTTCCTCCCTGAAAAGTAgcgaaaataaaaaaaaaaagaaagaaaagcaactcACAACACGACACACGCACACAAGACGTGGCCGGAGCGGAGCTGCCGGGGCAGGGAGCCGGGGGGCAaatccccccgccccctccgctgCTACTCACAGGGGGTCGTCGTCGGGCTCCCAACCCTCCAGCTCCTTGAAGCAGAAGAAACACTGCGCCACGTCGGGGCCGTTCTCGCTGGGGCAATGCACGAAACCCGCCGCCGCCATCTGCGGGCAGAGAGAGAGGGTCAGTcagcgcccggccccggccccggccccggccccggccccgctccacCCGGGCCCCGCCAACCCCGCCGGGCTCACCCTCTCGGGGGTACAGGCGCAACCTTCAGTGAAGGGCCAGTTACGGAAGGTAGCGGCGCGGGTAGGGACGAGGTAAAGCCGCCATTCCTCAGGCAACGCCGCCGCCTCCCTCTCCACATTAGCCGCCATGGCTCAAGGTTCAAACGGAGGCTGTTGAGGCGCGAAAGGCAGGGCGGGAGCGTGGGCGGCCGCGGGGGCTGACGGGAGTTGTAGTCCCGCTGCCGGTACCCCGGGGACCGGCTCTGCTCCTCCCGGGGAGCCGGTGCTTCGGGAAGGCCCCGGCGGTCGGTACCGTGGCTGGGAGGAGggcaggacacacacacacacacacaccctgcctcCAGCAGAGCCACGGGGCCGGCACAGCGTCAGCCATCCCCAACCCAGCAGCCACGAGCCGCAGGTTTTGTGTGAGAACCACCGCGCCAACCCAAATCTTCCTCTGGGCCTTAAGGGCCTCCACCAGACCCGGGTCTGATGTGCCAGCCCCGCATCTCGGCATCCCCTGTGGAGAAGTGGGGCCGAAACCCACCGCCACACACCACCGCAGCAGAGCTGGCGTGGCCAGGAGAGAAGCACCCTTGTCATTCCTGAGGAGTCTGACGTAGGGCCTGAGCCAACTAGCCTCCAGCACAAACCCAAGGGGAAGGAGGACAAGTTTGCCAGCacgacctttttttttttttaattacacccGTAAGAAGGTGCCGCGCATTTCCGTTGTTGACAAGAGCTGGTAGAGAAGCACAGCGGGAAGGGTCCTGTCGAGGCAGGACCCGCGCAGATACGCTCCCACTGCTCTGTGGCAGTGGCCGCCTGTTCTCGCCACAGGCGGCTGCCCTTCCCTTCccgcaggcagcaggagcagctgaaCTCACCGTCTCTGCCTGACTAACGCtgcctggagaaggaagcgggacCTGGCAGCCTGGCTTGCCGCCGcaggggcaggaggcagctggttTTGCGGAGAAGAACTGGCTACGCATCCATCACAGCGGCAGGGGATCGGTTTCCTGCACTGATGCGGCAGGCAGTGTTTGCTGAGAGAGAGTCTCCTCCAGAAAAAACACAAGGGTTAGAGGGAAGCAACCCCGTGCACCAGGTTGCCTCCTGGAGCAAGCTGATGTAAGCAAAGTAGTCAGAGACAGAGGGATAAAGGCAGCTTAGCTCAACCACTTGCTAAGAGCTTATCGTCACAAGCAGGTGGGTCTGCAAAGAAGCACATCCTCACACCGTAGGTGGCAGTGAATGGACCAAGCAGACTTCTGCTTCTTCCCCCAGGCTGGATCTGAAATGTGAAAAGAAGCATTTGGCACATATGTGTGCAACGTCAGGACTCTCAGGAAAGAGACTTCTCTTTCAAAGTAAACTGCAAAGTATTACTTCTATGAAATTACTGACTACTATGCAGAATGATCCCAGTATTTACCCAGCTCAGCTACTGTAGATCAACAGGCACGATAAGCTGACCACAGTGGGCAGCTTCCTGGTTGTGAGGTATCAAGCATGTGGAAAGGTTTGGGCTTTGCTGCCCTATTAAGAAAGGGTGAGGTTCCTCCTTTATTCTCCAGGAAAACTTTGTTCTGTTAAACTGAGCTGTGTTTGGCAACCGCAATTACTGCTACAGTCACTGCACAGCTCAGGGAAGCGTGGAGTAATTGTGTCATTAAGCGGGGTAGATGCTGGCTTTTTAATCACAGCTAACGTAACTCATCACACTGGTCTCTGAGGCACAAAGAGCAGAGAAACTGAGGGCTAAGAGCACAGTTTGTTTCATTGCATGCCTCGGAAGAGCCTCATCTGTTGCAGAGAAAGCCAGCTGTGTGTGACAATTCAAGCAGTGGCCTTAAGCTGCTACGAGCCATTCGGGCTTCTCATTATTCAACATTTTGGGGAGGAAACGTTCTCTTGAGAGGAGGCCTGGTAGCGGTCCCTGTGCGGCCACAAAAAGAgagatggagctgcagcagctatTTTATAGCCACTCCAAAGGCTGCCTAATTCTGGTGGTGACCTAGTGAGGGCAGGTAGAGCTCCCTGGTAACCCCGGCGTGTTTCCCCAGGGCTGCCAGCCCCTATCAGATTGCACACCTGACCTCACACAGGGCCTGTTACAAGGCTGGCCTCAACCTCCTGTCCTCAGAAGACTCTTGCTGAAAGTGGGGGGTGAATTTCTGCTCACCAAACAGTGCCCCATGCTCAGTGCTCACCCATATAGCCAGCAGAGTAAAAGAAACTGTCTCTTACAGACAGCTTGAGTCGCCAAGAGGAAATAATGCACAGGTACCGCAGGCTTCACCAGTGTCCTTCAGATCTGGTTTGCTGGGATCCCTTTGCAAGTCACAGAGTTACGGCTATTCATCTTTGCCCAGACCATCAACAAAGTGATCCCTGAGCCAGCCATGCTTGCACCCTGTTCTCACCAAGCCATTAGGATCAACAGGGAAAGTTCTCATGGAAAGCAGTTCAAAGCCATGCCAGATTTTCACAGGCAACACTAAGGAACAGGGTGTGGAGTGTCCTCCACATAAGATAATACCAAGGGATCAAAACTTAAGCCTATAGTCCTGGGAGTGTGGTATATAACAGGTCTAGCAGTTAACTGCCTCATTTTCCAAGAAATATGGGCAAATTAGCAAGAAACAAACCATGCCCACATAAATGCTGGTGGACCTGTGAAGTTGCAAAGTGATTTTGTgtttctgcagcctgcagaacAACAATATTGATCtccaccacccccccaaccctAACCTTTAACGAACTCATTCTTACCAGTCTCCCTGAAGGAGGCAAATGTTGGTGTTTGTACTTTTCCAGGTAAGAGACAGATCCAAAATGGCTGAGATGCAAAGGCTCAAAGGCACGTCATTGCCTTCAAGGATCTGGGGGTAAATGAACCGCCTGCATAAAACAAGCggtctgcagcacagcagaaatcCCAGGGCAGTTCTAACACCTTCTTCACTTGGCATCCTCCCTCTGAGGGGCAAAGCCACAGAGGCGTAAGCACAGAACAAGCAGCTCCTCAAAATCTTCACAGTCACCTTCAAGGAAAAAGCCTGCTGGGGCCTGCATGTGTGCAGCTTCTGTGTGGATGCCCAGTAGAAAAATAAGGAGTTTCTTGCCTTGCTCCACTGCCCCCACACACGCTTTGCACCCTCTATCAGCCATACTTGAGTTTGCTAGTTTTCAATGAAATAAGATGATGGAGAGGCAGCTTAACAAACAGTATGACTACAGGTAGGCTTTTCCAAGGGAAGGGATTTAATTCCATTCATAGACAGATACTTTTTCCTTCCAAGTACAGCTAACTCATAACATCAGTAACATCAAAAATTTTCACATAGTCAGAAAGCAGGCGGAAATGTGCATGGATGTTAGGGCACACAACACTTGGATGGGTTCTTTTTCCCTCCCACTAACACCATTTTTGTTTTGGTGACAATATACATTGGCTACGCAAAACCATACTTTGTGTCCATCGCTCTGCTGTTACCAAAATGAAGACTCCATTAAGGCAACTACTACTATAGCCAGGTACCCAACAGGTATACACAGTGGATTAAGAACAAAGAAGTCATATTTGTTGTGTAGCTCTCCGTGGGGCTTGATGTTAAAGGAACAGCACAGTGAATGTggtttatatttaaaatgcatggaCTGACCTTTGGTCAGGCAGCAGAGCAAACTGCCACCTTACTGTTCATCTGCAATAAAAGTCAGGGAGAGAGCAAAGCTGCTAAACTGTGTAAAAGGACTAGACCCCACTACCACAGAAACTGtttggggtttgtatttttttaattcttggttatttctatttattctttGCTCTCCTCTTTACTTACACACAGAGCCATGAAATCACAGCCTAGATGCTTTCAAGACCTGAAACAGGCCCACATCTATGCTCTCCTCCCTCCGAGCTCCAAACAGATTGCTTCTATAAACCAGAGCATTTCAAACATCACCACTGACTTTTTGTTCTGGGTTTCTTCTAGCCAGAGTGTCTGTAgcaggaggaggtggatgccGGAGCCTGCGAGGCTGGCTCTGTGGTTAGAGGTGTGCCCAAAGGGCTGATCTGCAGCATGAACAACTGGCAGATAAGTTGTAAGATTTCAAAGAGCTGATTTGGCAGCTGTTGTGTCCTACCTCGCCTAGCTACAAAGCCGCTTGACATCTTGTTCCTGAACACAAAACACTGCGCACTACAAGAACTTCACACTGAGCACAGGGTCAACGAGGGGAAAGGAAGGCAGTagggaaggagcagaagaaaagacatctcctctgagccttccATTCGGGATCACATGAGTTCACACACTCTTCATTATTCCTAAAACATGGCTCCAGTATTGCTGTTCTGGCATGTGTAGAGCTTTCCTAAAGTTAGCATCCAGCTAGATGCACCAATATCTTATTTCCCTTCATAGATTCAAGACACAGTTCCTAACAAAGCAATCAAATCACAGAAACACTGTGGATTATTTAAGTTTAGACATTCATTTCCcataaacaaaaagagaaacaaaaaacccGCGACTTTTCCTGGATAGGTTTCGAAGTCTGAAATCCATGGGCCCCCTCTGAAGTGAcaggtattggggggggggggggttgtttgtttgtttgtttgtttctcaatGAGGCTCTCCAAAGTAACAGTGGCAGGAAAACTCCCCGTAAAGAATTTCAGTCTTCCAGTGGTTTCAGCATGTCCCAGTTGGCATTTCCAGGCCTCTCCCCTTGGAGGGTAGGAATCAGTCCTCTTGGATTGCACTTTCAGCACACAACATAGCACTGTTGATATTCGAAGTCCTAGGAATAAAGGCGTTGGTGCGTCCCAGCTCTCACGTGGCCCCCAACGTCCTCCGCTGAAAGCTGTGGTAGTTCTTTGCTTGACTGATTGGGCTTTTCGCAGACCCCCAGACAGCTCGGACAGATCAGCGCCGCAGCCTGAGAAAGAACGCGTGCTTGCACTCCTTGCTGTCCAAGGGATAGTATTTGTCATAAAAATCCAAAATGTATTCTTCAGTCTTAAATCCAAATTTTTGGTAGAGCAGCATAGCAGGGTTGCTTGCAGAGACGTGAAGGGTTACGTCTTTGCCCATGCAGGTCTGccaagggagggggggggaaaaaaagaatcagagcAAGAGAATGAGACAGCCTCTGGGGGAATGCGGAGGTGAAGAGCTTCATCAGTTCAAGTATTTAAGTTACTGAGGAAATGTGAGAAAATCACAGGCCTCGACACAGAAGTTACCACACATAGCAACAGCTGAAAGGCGAAGGGAGCGCTGCTGTTCCTCTAAGCCTTTGTTTCTGGGAAACGTGGACTCTCTGACAATGAAAGCAGGTTTTGGATTATAATTTGTCAGCTTTCCTTTGTCAATTGCTAAGtaattgttaattaaaaataatctcgGTATACAGCACTGATCTCAAATACTTATTAACAATGGcctgaagaaaagacaaaacatgcCAGAGGATCAGGCGCCGTGCTCCTCCCCATCAGCAAACAGAGCTGAGCTCTCTGGGACCGCGCAAGCAGCCCCAGCGCACCTCTGGGCTGTCACGCTGGAATTCCTGTCTATCCCACCCAGCTCCTCTCCCATCCTTCAGGGCACAGCACTCGCCTCCTGAGAAGGCAGGGAATTCAGTTCAGACAGCAAATGGCATGGCTGAAGTTACTTTAAAGATCCCAGATTATTCTAACCAGCAGCACTCTGATAAAGATGCCGatataataattttttcctgctttcatcTTGTGTTTTAATAGCATTCTATGTATATTGAATGTATTGTAACTCTAAGTGGGAACAGTAACACCCTTTAGGAAATTTCCAAGGTAGGTCATTCAAAGGGAAAGCTCTCACAGGGAtttaaggcgggggggggggggggaggggggggggaatataatCAGGAGCCATTTTGGGGAAAAGGTAGTTGGAATGAGATCGTTAAGATGCAGTTTGGTCCTCTGGGCCGGACGCATTAGATGGTAACTTCTGACAACTAACCCAGCATCGAGGCACCATTTGCAT from Accipiter gentilis chromosome 30, bAccGen1.1, whole genome shotgun sequence includes these protein-coding regions:
- the BIRC5 gene encoding baculoviral IAP repeat-containing protein 5 isoform X2 → MRSQFFSAKPAASCPCGGKPGCQVPLPSPGSVSQAETMAAAGFVHCPSENGPDVAQCFFCFKELEGWEPDDDPLEEHQKHSAGCAFLSLQKDPTRLTLQEFLKLDKERMKNAIKKEISQKVTEVEDAAKSVRREIENLVS
- the BIRC5 gene encoding baculoviral IAP repeat-containing protein 5 isoform X1; the encoded protein is MAANVEREAAALPEEWRLYLVPTRAATFRNWPFTEGCACTPERMAAAGFVHCPSENGPDVAQCFFCFKELEGWEPDDDPLEEHQKHSAGCAFLSLQKDPTRLTLQEFLKLDKERMKNAIKKEISQKVTEVEDAAKSVRREIENLVS